The following are encoded together in the Tamandua tetradactyla isolate mTamTet1 chromosome 14, mTamTet1.pri, whole genome shotgun sequence genome:
- the LOC143656578 gene encoding nuclear envelope pore membrane protein POM 121-like → MLFNQGHRNSLSGFDITPKRKYPIQLSQCSSLGVCLSVFRVNPRKKPRLSPRNSKMFSPPSGTVRIPHPGHRWTVVCLPPAQADVPCRPVPSGHLLHPCLKEDELRSPGDRSEGLAIEEEDHTETREQEGQRRAPQSSEDIPSTSKPLETERMAPSFQCSSDPLKERSLGRCDPGQQGSLAQSHSVPCFRRGCTTS, encoded by the coding sequence ATGCTCTTCAACCAGGGTCACCGGAACTCACTGTCTGGGTTTGACATCACCCCGAAGAGGAAGTATCCCATCCAGCTGAGTCAATGCTCTTCTCTAGGGGTATGTCTGTCTGTGTTCAGAGTGAATCCTCGGAAGAAGCCGCGGTTGTCTCCTCGAAATTCCAAGATGTTCAGCCCCCCTTCTGGGACAGTGAGGATTCCTCATCCAGGGCACAGATGGACTGTCGTGTGTTTGCCACCTGCACAGGCTGACGTCCCCTGTAGGCCAGTGCCATCCGGCCACCTCCTGCATCCCTGCCTAAAGGAGGACGAACTGAGGAGCCCAGGAGACCGCAGCGAAGGGTTGGCCATAGAGGAGGAGGATCATACAGAAACCAGAGAGCAGGAAGGTCAGAGAAGGGCACCCCAGAGCAGTGAAGATATACCCTCCACATCTAAGCCGCTGGAGACGGAGAGAATGGCCCCTTCCTTCCAATGCAGCTCTGATCCTCTTAAGGAAAGGTCTCTCGGAAGATGTGATCCAGGGCAGCAGGGCTCCCTGGCCCAGTCTCACTCCGTCCCCTGCTTCCGAAGGGGCTGCACCACCAGCTGA